In one Syntrophales bacterium genomic region, the following are encoded:
- the nth gene encoding endonuclease III yields MNDNDIVKVVNVLKRELEICEPPIVSSLAEKTRSPFQILISTLLSLRTKDEITAVACKNLFALASTPEEMLKLSEEKIIRAIYPVGFYRNKAKTILHICRELIDKYKSKVPDTAEELLSLKGVGRKTANLVAALGYNRKEICVDIHVHRISNRLGYVKTGTPEKTEYALKEKLPQKYWSIYNTLMVTFGKNICRPVSPFCSKCPVSMQCDRVGVVKSR; encoded by the coding sequence GTGAGCCTCCCATTGTATCATCGCTGGCAGAGAAAACTCGCAGTCCCTTTCAAATCCTCATTTCAACACTACTGAGTCTGAGGACGAAGGATGAAATAACAGCAGTTGCCTGTAAAAATCTTTTCGCCCTGGCTTCCACTCCGGAGGAAATGTTGAAACTCTCCGAGGAAAAAATCATCAGAGCAATTTACCCTGTAGGTTTTTACAGAAACAAGGCTAAGACCATACTCCATATCTGTCGGGAGTTGATTGACAAGTACAAATCAAAAGTTCCTGATACCGCCGAAGAGTTGCTTTCCCTGAAGGGGGTGGGAAGAAAAACCGCCAATCTCGTGGCAGCTCTTGGATATAACAGGAAAGAGATATGCGTGGATATACATGTTCACAGGATTTCAAACCGCCTCGGTTACGTCAAAACAGGAACACCTGAAAAAACCGAATATGCACTTAAAGAAAAACTCCCGCAAAAATACTGGTCTATTTACAATACTCTTATGGTGACCTTTGGCAAAAATATCTGTCGCCCCGTATCTCCATTCTGCAGCAAGTGTCCTGTTTCAATGCAATGTGACAGGGTGGGCGTAGTCAAAAGCCGATAG